The Rhodamnia argentea isolate NSW1041297 chromosome 7, ASM2092103v1, whole genome shotgun sequence genome contains the following window.
ACGAGCGTTCGATCAATTGACTAATAGAATCGGTTAATATTAAATTATCTCTTGAATCGAGCTTAAATGTGCATAATTCGATCAAATATTCATGATTCAATTGATTGACTTGCTTGGATCGATCGTTTATATCGATTGTCCGATTGAATACTTTGATTGACTATTAATGGATTGAATGTTCGATTTGAGGGTAAAATCGCCCCGTGATGCATGCAGAGATCAGTGCATAAttttgtgcattcatatgactaTATTTGGCATCAATTGCATGTATTGAcgtgaaaacggccttgggtcAAGACTTTGTGCACGGCTATGCGAGCATCCGCCtataaggaaaattgattaattggCTTGATCAATTGGCATACTTGTGTGGCCATGTGATGgttatcgtcggcccgggggtaccGAGGGACGATATCTAATACACCTAATGTATCCATCTCGGGGGTACTAGGGGACGATTTCGGATATGTCCGTCCCGGGGGTACGAGGGGGACTATTGGTTGCCATGGCCGAAAGAAATGGAATGATGTCTTGTCTTGCCAAAGAGAGCATTGATTGATTAGAGCATTGACACTCACCGACTAGTGTGGATAATTAAATAACCCTAATTATGTCGATCGAACCGTGTGATATTCTGCTAGTGAATTGATTTGGGGTGACCGACGTATCAAGTTGTCCTTATATGTTGTGTGGTTTCCTGACGGGTAAATTACATGTGATTGATTAATAGGAAGTTCCGGACAAATCAATGCTctagccgggcttaggtgttgactcattgagatttatatctcaccccatcgttgttaaatcattttcgggttctaagtgatggagctagtaattTTTGAAAAGCCGATAATGATGAAAGTGACGTAGCCTTATTTGGAGTAGGTACGGAGTTAATCCTACCCCGTCCCGAAGTATGAGACCAATTAAcgtgtcatttcggttgactcaCGACGTGACTGTAAATAAGATCaggtttttgaattaatgcgttttTTCTACCGATCTATCCCTATCTTATATGTTTGTCCGAGAATAttgtacgtttccgcatgcgtagttaatctcatggaTTGGTAGCGTACTTGAGatgctatccttttaacccgagggatGAGAAGGCAGGGATGCCGCGCGCTCGAAGATCGGGGAATGACATGAGGTATCGAACTTCTGCTGCTTGCTCCCAACACGAAGTTTGAAGCAATTGGTCGATACCCAGTTGAATGAAATGACCGAGTATTCTCCACTTCAATGTTAAAGCAACAAGAAACGGGGCTGATCCCTGTATCTGTATAACTGCTGACGACAAAGGAATCCCCATTGAAACGTAGCAATCTTTCTTTGGTTGCTCTCACATTTTTCTGTTATTAGACCTGAAATCTTGAAAAACGTGACCTGACACTGtaaataatcttgtcaatgAGCAAAGGCATCAAGACCTTGTTGCCCCTTGTTTAAATCAGGATAGATTTCCTAGTTATTGAACATGAATGGCCAGAATCAGTGAGTTAATTAATTGATCAGGAAAATTATTTCACAAATAGAAACCACAACACATACTTAACTGAGATTTAGTTCTCTTCGGTTGGTTCTTTGATTAAATTACATCACTTCCATAAATGTTATGACTAGAATTACCTCAAAGTACATATCCAtcattaaccaaaaaaaaaaaaaaactgaggaTTAATTATCATCAAGAGATCTGCAAAGGCGGGGATTTATGCATGATAGGTGCCATTGGCAACTTTGTTCTTTCTCCAAAGCAACTTGACTTCGATTAGGCTTCGGAATGGCAAATTGCAGGACACCTTGAGAGTCAAGATGGAGTAGCCATACTGCTTTCAATGGTGGAATATAACCATCGCAAGCTAAGAAATGCTCCGTGAGATTGCGGTGATCATTGAGGTATGAAAACTCATCATAGTCAGATCCGGACATCGACATTCTAGTGCCTGGCCTTATTCTATTGCGTTTCTTGAGTATTTTCCTATGTTTGGTAACCCTTCATTGCATTTCTACATCCTGTAAATAAATGTCATTGGAGAAGAAATAAGAACAAATTCTAGTACATGCTAACATGGTTTCATGATGCTGCGACGAGACTGATGTACTATGTTGTGACATGGAGAAAGACTAATGTTCTGATATAAGTTGTAAAAATGATGAGGAGCACACCCAGTCCACGCAAGAAGTAGCAGTTTGATAAGATACAACCGGTGATTAGTTCAATTTGGTATCATCCTGTGTGTTTTGCCCGGAAGCATCTGATTCTTATCAGTTGTCCGAAAAAGCAGGACTAGCATTTGGCTGCTCTGGACTGTATGGTACTCTTCGTATTAGCAAGGAAGACAATCCTGACATAGAGGAAGGAAATAGAAATGTTGCTAACAATTATTCTTGTAGGGAAGCTACTGACATAGTTGGGCATCTCTGATAGACAGTTAGACACCGACTTGTAAAGTATATCAGTTCTCCGCTAGAACGCGACGCAAGAAGATGTTGCTGAAAATTAGAGGTGGATCTTTCCCTCAAAAGATCTTATCCTGGTTGCTCTTTGAACTTATTAATATAAAAGCGCCTTAGAAAGATTAATTTCAGTCATAGATATGAGACTTCTCACTCTGGGGGCTAAAGATCTCTGTAATTCCTGAGTCGTTTATATCATATCCACCAAGTTCTCGTTGTGCTGTGAGATCTGTTTGAGATGTCTTAACAATTTGAAACTGATCATTATCATGGAAGAGGATCCAGGAGCAGGAAGAGATTCATGGCAAAACATCCTCAAGATTTGAGGTCATGTGGCACAGATTGCTCCCCCATCGTCTTGAACTTCCTCCATCGCAATGATGTAAACACGGGTTCGAATTCTATGCAAGATCTCTTTGTTTCGCAACTTATATTGAGCAAGCTACGGTGCTAGATATGAAGTATCTCTGCTTATTCTTTAACTCTGCAACAGTTTTCTGTGCTGCGGACAAACCGGTTCTCCCTGGATTTTCCTGGTACAATTCTAGTGATTAGGAGATTATTTCTTTTCGAGTGTTCCCTTAAGAGAGTTTGACTGGTGATGGTAACTCCTGGTCACGCAGATTCTAACGCAAATTCCATCGTGTCAGTCACGCATTGGCTCTGGAAAAGAACAGTCACTGTCCTAAGGCAATAGGACATGAGATGCCTGAACATGAGAAACATCCAGAGGCTACAAAACAATTTATGTACAGGTCATGTCCACTCTTTTCTGTGTTGGGGTTCTTGTCGAATCAAAGGATGTCTGCAATTATTTGCATCATCATGTGCTTTCACGGAATTGCATTGTTTCTTTGATACTTGCTAGTTCTTGCAGGTGAAAACTTGAATGGAGCGAGGTCGCTTGTTGAATTGAAAGGAACGGATCCCATAAACATACGCAGCGGATTACACGAAATTAATAAGCCctagatcatcttgaatcactgatcggagaaatacatcacggaacggacgtacctcgtttttcacggattaaatgtacacaatgcagCGAGAGAATCCGTCGCCCCTTTTGACATTCCagagagaagaagggagagaaATTGTCGtcgtctctgttctttcttgttccttgtttttttaaaaaaccgaCAGAGATGGGGACATATGTATCGACGTAAAGATGTCGTTTCAATGATGCCTTTTCAATCGTTGacgtggggtgtggttgcctacatgggcggaccaccgtaaaccccatggaccccaacatctcccactcgcccatgaagGGCAAACAAATCCCACATGCCCACAGAGGGTCAACTATTGCCACTCACCCACAGAAggttaaacataactctctctcttttctgcaaagttcatattaacaaataatccgtgcgaccagcatactgtgagagctcgttgccatacatccgttaggagtatatagcagctcaaaatagGCATATTAATTCGTAGTAGATCCAGTATGCAGCACCCTAGATCAATTagtcacatttacatcatatttCTCTCGATCTCTTTTAGTATTCAAATAcaatacattgtattcacaatcatgactaaactcaaataatcataattggtcgacccgtgaatacaaagattgaatgtggaatcaaaataaattgatattcctcttcccttaaacctctcaatctcaattcagctcgcttttctagaaatgtcccattagatcgaatcaatctcatgaccattggtaacaccctaagatagcgaacaccgaaaaagaaatcccgagaataagtaagagtcgtgaggggactaaattgaggaacttttatcctcaagagtctcacacggctgtagagttgagatcaaaactcttgccaaaCTCTTTTTGGTCggctcatgcatacgtaatatgaaatacgtattacggtattctctcctttctcatggagcgtatgtcttttctcttaataCCGTATAGATGATAGTTCGGacatactcaatgtctaacttgagttcacaaatctactcttttttaaaagaattcatCAGAACTCACATCTAGCATTAAagacagataaagtgaaatatgtgggttatttcactttcggacatagtAAATATTATGACCTTATCTTAACATTCTGTCAATGCGACATTTAtactttaagctcgagctctgaattatcacctagataattagcttaaaattgtctcatctctatttatcacaaagtaaatagaggcgattacccgtgtgagtagGCTAATCTccatccgtccgacataccttatcaaacaatacactaagcattaatatgcataaatgtcatacaaactcataggcatcaataatgataacatatatCATTAGCtgtgaactttgggaaatataaatatctagtGCTTTCATTTCTACGCACTTTCTAGAGATTTTAACGTAGGAACTAATCCATTTGTCAACACGTgactaagaaaaaaaacatctctaggaattgacttCTTCATAGGATCTGCTATTAATCTATGCGTATATATGTACTGTACGTTCACATCTTttcgtacaatcatgtctttcacaaaattatatttcatgACTATATATTTGATCTTGCAGTGGATCCTTAGTGTAGGCTCTTgctacttgactatcacaattaaccaataattggaCTTGTAGCATCCTTAGTAACACCTCattgatccaaacatctcttaagtcaaatattttctcatactaCCGCTGATAACACCACGGGATCAATTTCTATCGTGGATATGGCTATACACGTTTGCTTCTTACTGCTCTATGATATGGCGCCATTGTTAAGTAAGAATGCAATCCTAGAGgtagatttcctcttatctaaacctcttcctcattcaacATCAATGTAGCCTTCAAAGCGCAGATCTCTACTTTGATAACTCAGCAAAAAAACAGCAGTACTTTTTAGATACCTCGAGAATCTCttgacggcaatccaatgtgcttgacctaaaTTGAACTGGTACACTTACCATTCCAACCGCATAACAAGTATTAGGTCTAGTACACTTCATAGCGTACATTAAGCTTTTCACAGCACTAGCAGatggaacactttccatttttcatttatttatgaagtCTCGTAACACATTTTGTGGCTCGGGCATTCACCTCTTATAATAGGAGTATCTTTGGATTTACTCTCTTGCATACGAAATTATTCAAGGACTTTATCTAtataagtctcttgtgaaagatatcacaatctctttgaaaaaatatcttgaaatcttaactccaagaatgtatgcagattcacccataacttttatttcaaaattggaacataaccaattTTTGACAGTATCGAtaaactccatattgcttctagcaattagtatatcatcaacatataatgataagatcactcattgatctttggatcttttgatatatacgtaATGATCCTCATCGATCATTACAAAATCAtttgccactatggcattacgaaaaagtatatatcattatctcgAAGATCGCttgaggccatatatcgatatcaaaagtcgatatacattttgttcttggccttctgtAACAAACCCAATAGGTTGTTTCACATAGATTTATTctactaattctccattgagaatagcAATCTTCACATCAATTTGACATAATTCAAGATCTATAGTAATCACTACCGGAATGAGGTGAATTAATTATACCATTTCAccacaaggcgagccttatatctctcaatcgagtCTCAGCTTTaggctttattttgaaaactcaTTTGCTCCCAATGGCTTTATGTCCATGCAGAAAATCAAtcggtttctaaacttgatttgatcctattgactccatctccttttccattgcttatatccacttttccttatcggggcaagtcggagcctcatttacattctttgGCTCATTCTATTCTTGTGGAGCGACCATAAAAGCTTTTAACTTCAATGTCCGAACATCGACGAGTCGACAGAGAAAGAtttttgcgacttgttcgccaaattggagattgtacacttagtacatcattctccattatgctccaactcggattagataatgacaacatttttacatcaagtggttgcaattgagactagtttgaagcaaattccccacttctcacattgctcccacttggatgagatgctctagtaaaatcattatcactgtccaagatttgaaacagagaattttttttttatttagctcgcccttatttgaaaattcatttactaagaatgtgacatctcgtgattgatATTCAGTTAcacttttactttcttgctcacctataccACATACACTTTTGAGTGCTCTcagtatctcatgaagatactctttttgcctctagggcctaattttccatacatTTAGGAGAACTTATGAGTATAGGTAGCAGATTCTCAAGGtataagaaaactcaaatcttattatcgacctttccacaattcatatggagTAGACATAACTGATTTAGAAGGCATACAGCTAAGTATCTAGATAGCAATCAATAAAGCTTCACCTCAAAAGgtgataggcaaattagcaTATGCTATCATAGACCTAAACAGCTCCATGTCCTCCTCTTacattcattgaaccacatATGTCCGAATGGATTAACCGCAACGGAAACTCAGCTcttatttcttttccaaatggtttcttctttgttttttttttttttttacaaagcatgctcacaaataggtaaatcgacattttcaatattgcccaataaaCCATATTTGGCTTACGCAAATATTTGCTATTGGCCAAAATGACCGACCCTAACATGCTACATATtcatatcatcacaaaagatgaaaagagggaaaaacttaCATTCGCATTATTGTACTTAACAATCAGCACAATGAAACCATCCGGAATCATAATAACTCATTCCAAACGACAAGTCACCACCAtcgttatgaaagttcaaactgaaatcaagtttaaccaaaactaacacgACTATTAAATTCCGTCgagtttttggagcatataataTGTCATGTAGGAATAGGGTGCAACCAACGCGCATATTCAATTGGCAGGTGCTAatccctttaacttccactcGGGAGTTATTTCCCACATTTATCCACTTTGCTCCAAGTGGAACATGttgaaattccactaaggcattttttttttttactacatgACCTGTGGTCTctaagtctacaatccacaaaagaTGAGATTCGATTCTAAAACCGAACTCGGAGATATATGTATACTCTCAAGTGTACAAAAGGTTTCTAACTTCTTTGACTCACCACGCTTATGAGCAAAGTGGCCCTTTTCGCCACAGCTCAAACATTTcacatttgatatgtttttcttgaaaggacaTCTTCCTCTCTAATGTCGGTTAAACTTGGATTTCTATCCAGTAGGATCTGTTCCTTtatcctttccacttcttaaagCCACCTTGACGCTTACGCTTGGAGCACAACGCTCATTTGAACTAGAATTAGCATAACAAATGTTGATTTCAGGTTTCGCCACCAGAAGGCAATTAACCTCTAGTTCCATGCGTCGCATAGCATTCTAAAAAGTCTTTAACTTTTATTGTGGATCAAGTAGATATTCATATGCACACAACTATGAGGTAAGGAACATATTATCGCTTGCATTTGCTACTCATTAGTCTTCAAAATATGGCATGTATCTTTAcagttcacttatcatgtttaACAAACGCCTCAAAATGTAGTTTCATATTCTGCTcatgaggcatcatataagtGTTAAATCTTATAGTGATCTGTCTCAAGTTGGTGACCGATGTCTaaccaaacttagtttttaatgactcccacttgactttggcattttcgGAAATGCCTAAACTCACGCATAAAATCATTCTTCATACTGCTCAACAACATAATGCGAGCAATGGAGTTCATCATTTTCCATGCagcaaatgcttctttttctcttctatatCGTGCAGTATTCCCATTTTCATgttcttccataactaggttaagagctcATAGTGCTTATTGCTTTTCTAGCACATACTGGATCCTATTCCagcttttataattttcgccgtccaatttctttcttttggtcaagCTTAGCTATGATTTATAAGAAGCTAAAGCCATTGTATCTGAACAcaaagttctatagacatgtattcacgaactatcaatgcctaacatttatgcatctattttacactaactaattatattaatgaataatttcacttAAGGCATcagattcgaaagttcactatgttcccaatcatcgtcCAAGAATCCTCGattgaaattaccattaatataatcatttatataaaattgagttcactaaagttactaaaactttatagaactcCCCACTAAGATAAAGATCATAAAATATATATCATGTAATCATAACatggcatagcatgatttgaactaatataCAAATAATCTAAGCATCAAATCATATACAGATTACATGATACAAATAGCAAGTACTTTAAACATTATACATGCTATCAACAAAATATGCTCTATACAATATGGCTATCTACATCTAAGCCAtcctccatatatatatatatattttaaacatgaaaatcacccaaaaaaaatgcaTCATGGAGTTTCATacgcattttaaaaattttatattaagaaaatatgtccaaataatatatcaaaaCGAAGATAATTTCGAGACGAACGTAACGGTACCTCATATGCTCCAAACGGAGCTCATATGCATCCACACAAGCCGGTCAAAGTTTCTACTTTGACTAGTCAACGGTCAACGAGGTCAACAtgcaatttctcaaaaattcgaGGACCGaatcgtaattttcaaaaaactctagggactaaattgtaatttcccaaaaaatttggggtcaaaatgaaattttggaaattttttagggACATAACTGCAAATTCTGGAGCAAATCAGAGGCCAAAAGGTAATGCACATGTCCAGGGGCAGAATTGCAAATCACCGCGCGGAAGAGGCAAAAACTAGAATTTTATTTCACCTTCACGTATGTATCCCTTCTTGAATATTATTTCAGCAATCCAGACCTTGAAAGTCAAGATAGACAAGCGGTGTATGTCACTATATTCAAGCGGAGAGGACGTGGGTTCAAATCCCTCCTCTGACagttctcttctttttatttatttatttatttttattttttattttttattatttttttaaagaaagggCCAGCACGTGCCCCATTTGCACGCTCACCAAAGCCCACGATTTCTTcttccacattttttttttgggaaactgCCTGCGCATGACTTGCACgtgatcttctccttcttgcgcACGAACAGAAAGGAATTTTCTGGTTTCCTTCACGTAAGAACAACGACTTCCTCCGCCGCTCATTCCATCGCCGATTCTCCTCCGACAATCCACCATAAACCAAAATTAATAGTGGGTTTTAAATATCACGTCGGCGCGACCACATAGATCCAAGAATCAACGAAAACagtgaagaaaattttttttcggaATCGAGGGAAAAGCGCTCGGACGCGGAACCCTAATCCACAAAATTCCTCGCAAAAATTCGTCTCTGGCGAACAACCAAATGCCGACAACCATTGGGGCTTTAAGTCCCCTTGGCAGTGCGACCCTAGTTGCCGAAACCCAAGCTGTGGTTCGCTGAAATTTGACTAGAATTGGCGAAGAACTCCATGGCCAGAAAACACTAATTTGCAAGTCTCCATAACCCACGAAAATTGCACCCATAATTCAACCATAAACAAATGGTAAACATTATATCAATGGGCTATGAATAGTACCGACGAAAAACTACATACAGGTGATTCTTTCACGCTAAAAACGATTACGAACATTCACAACGATCGGGAAACAAAAAtcatggctctgataccaatgaaagGAACGGATCCCATAAACATACACAATGGATTACACGAAATTAATAAGCCctagatcatcttgaatcaccgatcggagaaatacatcacggaacggacgtacctcgtttttcacgcattaaatgtacacaatgcagTGAGAGAATCCGTCGCCCCTTTTGACATTCCGgagagaagaagggagagaaATTGTCGtcgtctctgttctttcttgttccttgttttttttaaagctGACAGAGATGGGGGACATATGTATCGACGTAAAGACGTCGTTTCAATGATGCCTTTTCAACTGTTGacgtggggtgtggttgcctacatgggcggaccaccgtAAACCCCATGGACCCCAACATGAATAAATCCACTGATTCGTTCTTTGGGGTATAAATAAATGTTGAGATTGGAAAAATTTCACCTTTTTCATCTGCAATGATTTCTCATGTGTTTTCGATTCACGAACAGTCTAAAATCACGATATAATAATATGCTGAAATATACTCGCACAGTCTAAAATCTCTAAAGATCAAGAGCCACATCAACATGTTGTTCATGTCCTCATCGCCACTCACCACAAAGTTGTTTCCTCAAAATCAATCGAACTAAAGAGCCGATTGTCTTTCTTCCCCTGTTGCAATCAAACAAAGGAGACCCTTTATTTGGCTCCAAAGCAACATCTAATGAacgaaagagagagcaaaactaaaaagcaaagaaaaggagaaggtgAGAGATCATTAACAATGCCGCTGTGTCAACCCATCACCTAATATCGAGTTCGAACTGGGTGAGTGACTCTCAGAGACAAGTTATCAAACAGTTCACGTCCTTGAACGCAAAATATCTCATGGAACTCCTTGTTAAAGTCTTGCCTTTTCAGGGGCGTTCTATGTGTTCTTTCAAGAACTTGGGCTCAACGAGAAAGAGACGGAATCTCTCGTGACCATGGACCCGGATTTGAGGCTGAAATCTATCCGATCGTTGCGGGCTTGTGCCGCCTCTATGAAGTCTGTGGGAATCAGTGACCTTGAGCTCTGCCATTTGGTTGCGAAATGCACTTCTGTGTTGGCAGCAGATGAAATTGATTCCTTTATACTCTTCGTGCGCGACCATTTAGATGGAAAGGTTGACCCGGCACAGCTCAAGCGTCCGTTCTTTATGTCAACAGAGCCGCGGTTCTTAATAGAATTCGAGGAAAAGATTAATTTGCTGATTGACGGTGGGATTCCTAGAGAAAAGATCGTTCATGTTCTCAACAATGTGAATTTGACGAAGGCTTTGTGTTTTAAGCCGTTTGAAGCAATTGAAAGGCTCGTTCATTTCTTGAGCCGCTATGGTGGGGTTGAGTTGATTGTGAGGCATCCCCCCATTCTTAACTTTGATATGGATGGCCAGTTGATTCCGAGAGTGGAGTTTCTCCTAGAACTTAGCGGAGGAGATGAGGACGCCACCGGGGCAGTGTTGCGCAAACTGCCTACCTTTTTGAAATACCGCGTGGAACACGTGGAAAGCCATGTAGAGTTGTTGAGGTCGTTTGCGGGATTAGATGATCAAGAAATATTCAGGATCATTCTCGTGTTTCCTAACATTGTTAGCGCAAGCAGGGAGAGGAAATTGCGTCCCAGAATTCGTTTTCTCAAAGAATGTGGACTGGACTCTTGTGAGATTTTCAAGTTCTTGACAAAAGCCCCTTTGTTTTTGGGTCTATCTTTTGAGGGGAACATTGTTTATAAGCTTggttttttggtgaaaattggtCACAAGTACAGAACCAAGGAATTCGCAGTTGCAATAGGCGCTGTGACTAGGACAAGTTGTGAGAATATGCAGAAGGTGATTGAGCTCTTCTTGAGTTACGAGTTTTCCTTTGAAGACGTGCTTCTCATGAGTAAGAAGCATCCTCAGATACTTCAATATAATCCTGATTCTCTGGAGGAGAAAGTGGAATATTTGGTAGGGGAGATGGGACGCGACCTTGAGGAGCTATTGGAT
Protein-coding sequences here:
- the LOC115730171 gene encoding transcription termination factor MTERF8, chloroplastic-like; this translates as CRCVNPSPNIEFELGAFYVFFQELGLNEKETESLVTMDPDLRLKSIRSLRACAASMKSVGISDLELCHLVAKCTSVLAADEIDSFILFVRDHLDGKVDPAQLKRPFFMSTEPRFLIEFEEKINLLIDGGIPREKIVHVLNNVNLTKALCFKPFEAIERLVHFLSRYGGVELIVRHPPILNFDMDGQLIPRVEFLLELSGGDEDATGAVLRKLPTFLKYRVEHVESHVELLRSFAGLDDQEIFRIILVFPNIVSASRERKLRPRIRFLKECGLDSCEIFKFLTKAPLFLGLSFEGNIVYKLGFLVKIGHKYRTKEFAVAIGAVTRTSCENMQKVIELFLSYEFSFEDVLLMSKKHPQILQYNPDSLEEKVEYLVGEMGRDLEELLDFPAFLGYKLDSRIKHRYEVKKKIIGEGMSINKLLSVSSERFGKKKLKELVHEAQKL